From the genome of Bacteroides sp. MSB163, one region includes:
- a CDS encoding diguanylate cyclase translates to MTEEEELKARIEAAKKDLSFFSLYWDDIQSTDWISDEELENGINDCLDDLNDAQDKLNENGSPP, encoded by the coding sequence ATGACTGAAGAAGAAGAGCTAAAGGCTCGGATTGAAGCTGCGAAAAAAGACCTCAGCTTCTTTTCCCTCTATTGGGATGACATTCAGAGTACTGATTGGATTTCCGATGAGGAGCTTGAAAACGGCATCAACGATTGTCTCGATGATCTGAATGATGCTCAAGACAAGCTGAATGAAAACGGTAGCCCTCCTTGA
- a CDS encoding DUF5053 domain-containing protein produces MDVQKELEKWKSEYAACNTPEELADHTKRFRAFLQTLSPENKKVFAQAFRDGARQAINEAQVIVKTVEIRKTLEKVLPFASMSYIAQHYFGKTRQWLYQRINGSAVNGKPANFTIDELNTLSMALSELGDIMKDTSRSIARP; encoded by the coding sequence ATGGACGTACAGAAAGAATTGGAAAAATGGAAATCGGAATATGCAGCATGCAATACTCCGGAGGAATTGGCGGACCATACGAAACGTTTTAGAGCCTTTTTGCAGACACTTTCACCGGAAAACAAAAAGGTATTTGCACAAGCGTTCCGAGATGGTGCCAGGCAAGCTATCAATGAAGCACAGGTTATTGTAAAAACGGTAGAAATCAGAAAGACTTTAGAAAAGGTATTGCCTTTTGCTTCCATGTCATATATTGCCCAGCACTATTTTGGCAAAACACGTCAATGGCTGTATCAGCGGATTAATGGAAGTGCAGTTAACGGTAAACCGGCCAATTTTACAATTGATGAACTAAACACATTATCCATGGCTTTATCCGAGCTTGGAGACATAATGAAAGATACTTCTCGGTCTATCGCGAGACCGTAA
- a CDS encoding site-specific integrase, translating into MSTVRVIQNKQRLTKEGNAPLYITFYIGKEKLMLPCKVSVSATKFDEKSGLLKGNSKEAKDINLIVNNMKARVNDILVKFRLRNQAITKDIFMREYNNPSDYKTFHDFVKEYMKTYSRRIEMGTFKHHLSCMKKFKAYNELLQFRELTPDYLTDYLVYMKKELGNTEITAQRNMSTIKIYVTAAYRKGFLDENPFQDFHIKRIKSDVDYLTEEELMQFVQLYYQRTLPEKLQLTLAFFLFMCFTSMHITDARMFCIEQVNNDVLTYYRVKNRNCKPEPIKIPMPVPAKKLLEEWSEGKEEGRLFRNVQCDQVINRQLKTIAKELGINKKISAKTGRHTFATIYLRKTKDLSSLQKLLGHSNIRETMIYAHVMDESKREGMQCFNSFTL; encoded by the coding sequence ATGAGTACGGTAAGAGTCATCCAGAACAAGCAGAGATTGACCAAAGAAGGCAATGCTCCGCTATATATAACCTTTTATATTGGCAAAGAAAAACTGATGCTTCCTTGCAAAGTATCCGTGTCCGCCACTAAGTTTGACGAGAAAAGCGGACTCCTCAAAGGGAACAGCAAAGAGGCTAAAGATATTAATCTCATTGTGAACAATATGAAGGCACGTGTCAATGACATACTTGTCAAGTTCCGCCTAAGGAACCAAGCTATAACTAAGGACATCTTCATGCGGGAGTACAATAATCCCAGCGATTATAAGACCTTTCATGATTTCGTGAAGGAATATATGAAAACTTACAGCAGGCGTATAGAGATGGGAACATTTAAACACCATCTAAGTTGCATGAAGAAGTTCAAGGCATATAATGAACTGCTACAGTTTCGGGAACTTACTCCGGATTATCTGACAGATTATTTGGTCTACATGAAGAAAGAACTTGGCAATACAGAGATAACCGCACAACGGAATATGTCCACCATCAAGATATATGTTACCGCAGCTTACAGAAAAGGTTTCCTGGATGAAAATCCTTTTCAGGACTTCCATATTAAAAGGATAAAGAGTGATGTTGATTATCTTACAGAAGAAGAACTGATGCAGTTTGTGCAGTTATACTACCAACGAACCTTGCCGGAAAAGCTTCAGTTGACTTTGGCATTTTTTCTTTTTATGTGCTTTACAAGCATGCATATTACGGATGCCCGCATGTTCTGCATAGAGCAGGTAAACAATGATGTACTGACTTACTACCGTGTGAAGAACCGGAACTGCAAACCGGAACCGATAAAGATCCCGATGCCGGTACCCGCTAAAAAACTTTTGGAAGAATGGTCAGAAGGTAAGGAAGAAGGACGTTTATTCAGGAACGTTCAATGTGATCAGGTCATTAACCGTCAGTTGAAGACCATTGCAAAGGAATTAGGAATTAACAAAAAGATATCGGCCAAAACAGGAAGGCATACGTTTGCGACTATTTATCTCAGAAAAACGAAAGACTTGTCCAGCCTGCAAAAACTGCTTGGGCACAGTAATATCCGGGAAACAATGATTTATGCACATGTCATGGATGAAAGCAAACGGGAAGGCATGCAATGCTTCAACAGCTTCACCCTATAA